A single window of Watersipora subatra chromosome 9, tzWatSuba1.1, whole genome shotgun sequence DNA harbors:
- the LOC137403893 gene encoding protein FAM228B-like: MTSMLCVQEPGGFVERNHKEYTDVLLKDSSNHSVFAKYFPDDRVRPRFHSKRPFSTPNPQILTDNVDRQKLMGHSMKLQAWLNTKSVSLIQEKSDIESRPVKKMYGAVLDREENLVKDMLDYVENHDYLEERKKEILHKNWTERVYQPIRKAIISEMDSQNYTNYKTRKDQLYREYIEHVNKKGHVFRDDFDASEYYAMGLHDNRPMVVPGMQAMVDKPLRDPTLLQETTRDAEDTTILRCTSGTTYKGKSLDKIRLPTLPLVPKGRHGTENKTWTAMPLTDIESPVRQASRKRMVGSNLKSDINFGNWSIREYGKETRDKEMGIQKRRQCPQPPFTSPKLTGGIKKRLPAAKESQKSRTLPFANPGHMLDYGPDETGQFNMNNSEAFSQSQQPELTQEMQGITLENTPSAIIPIVI, encoded by the exons TATTTTCCAGATGACAGAGTTCGACCAAGGTTTCATTCAAAGAGACCATTTTCTACACCCAATCCACAAATACTCACAGACAATGTCGATCGGCAGAAACTAATGGGACATAGCATGAAGTTGCAAGCATGGCTCAACACAAAATCTGTCAGTCTTATACAG GAGAAAAGCGACATCGAGTCCCGTCCTGTTAAAAAAATGTATGGAGCTGTACTCGATCGAGAAGAAAATTTGGTCAAG GACATGCTAGACTACGTGGAGAACCATGACTACTTAGAAGAAAGGAAGAAGGAGATTCTACACAAAAACTGGACAGAGCGTGTCTATCAACCAATTAGAAAGGCAATCATAAGTGAGATGGACAGTCAGAactatacaaactataaaacaagaAAGGATCAATTATATAGAGAATATATTGAACACGTAAACAAAAAG GGACATGTATTTCGTGATGACTTCGATGCTTCCGAATACTATGCAATGGGCCTTCATGACAACCGACCAATGGTAGTTCCC GGAATGCAAGCTATGGTGGACAAGCCACTGAGAGACCCAACTCTCCTACAAGAGACAACAAGAGATGCAGAGGATACAACCATACTCCGCTGCACCTCAGGCACAACATACAAAGGAAAGAGTCTTGACAAGATCAGGCTTCCAACCCTGCCTTTAGTTCCGAAAGGTCGACATGGAACGGAAAACAAAACTTGGACAGCTATGCCTCTTACTGACATCGAAAGCCCTGTTAGGCAGGCCAGCAG GAAACGAATGGTTGGATCCAACCTAAAATCCGATATAAATTTTGGAAACTGGTCTATTCGTGAATATGGCAAGGAGACGCGTGACAAAGAGATGGGAATACAGAAGAGAAGACAATGCCCACAACCACCATTTACATCGCCTAAACTTACTGGTGGTATCAAGAAAAGGCTACCAGCAGCAAAG GAAAGCCAAAAATCGAGGACACTTCCATTTGCAAATCCTGGCCACATGCTAGACTATGGACCCGATGAAACAGGTCAATTCAATATGAACAATAGTGAGGCATTCTCTCAGAGCCAACAACCAGAACTAACACAAGAAATGCAGGGAATAACCCTTGAGAACACTCCATCAGCGATCATACCTATCGTCATATAA